Proteins from one Rosa chinensis cultivar Old Blush chromosome 7, RchiOBHm-V2, whole genome shotgun sequence genomic window:
- the LOC112177061 gene encoding protein RGF1 INDUCIBLE TRANSCRIPTION FACTOR 1, with protein sequence MGAGGPDEEDNRWPPWLKPLLKESFFVHCKLHADSHKSECNMYCLDCMNGPLCSLCLAYHKDHRAIQIRRSSYHDVIRVNEIQKHLDITGVQTYIINSARVVFLNERPQPRPGKGVTNTCEVCERSLLDSFRFCSLGCKIVGTSQNPLKKMRARLMGSDSEDSYSSSSSHGRFSNNKVQSFSPSTPPPTSNNYRTAKRRKGIPHRAPMGGLIIEY encoded by the exons ATG GGTGCTGGAGGTCCTGATGAGGAAGACAACAGGTGGCCGCCATGGCTGAAGCCTCTGCTCAAAGAGAGCTTCTTTGTTCATTGCAAGTTACATGCCGATTCTCACAAGAGTGAATGCAATATGTACTGCTTGGATTGTATGAATGGCCCTCTCTGCTCTCTCTGCCTTGCCTACCACAAGGACCATCGTGCTATTCAG ATAAGGAGGTCTTCATACCATGATGTGATTAGAGTGAATGAGATTCAGAAGCATCTCGACATCACTGGAGTCCAGACCTACATTATTAACAGTGCTCGAGTCGTTTTCCTGAATGAGAGGCCTCAGCCTAGGCCCGGGAAAGGAGTCACCAATACCTGTGAAGTCTGTGAGCGAAGCCTTCTTGATTCGTTCAGATTCTGCTCTCTTGGTTGCAAG ATTGTGGGTACTTCCCAGAATCCACTAAAGAAAATGAGAGCCAGGCTAATGGGTTCCGACTCCGAGGACTCATACAGCAGCAGTAGCAGCCATGGAAGGTTCTCCAACAACAAAGTTCAGAGCTTCTCGCCATCAACACCACCCCCAACTTCCAACAACTACCGGACGGCCAAGAGGAGGAAGGGAATTCCCCACAGGGCACCAATGGGAGGACTAATCATAGAATACTAA